One genomic segment of Rivularia sp. PCC 7116 includes these proteins:
- a CDS encoding DUF4277 domain-containing protein — protein sequence MREDVGSDYINDDQIARFMNKLYKYELNNLFIEIVLSVIGLTQAANFVVGYCDTLSNVERSNKVFSVTHHPSTVTIAAIPE from the coding sequence ATTAGAGAAGATGTAGGAAGTGATTATATTAATGATGATCAAATTGCACGATTTATGAATAAATTATACAAGTATGAATTAAATAATCTCTTTATAGAAATTGTATTATCAGTAATAGGACTTACGCAAGCGGCAAATTTTGTTGTAGGGTACTGTGACACTTTGAGTAATGTCGAACGTAGTAATAAGGTTTTCAGTGTCACGCACCATCCGAGTACTGTGACAATTGCGGCCATTCCTGAGTAA
- a CDS encoding ATP-binding protein → MKLDFNSLRLRLTAGVAAFSILGLGSLASWTGWRMQQILIENHKKNIEEIATTIPRDAELYSKMASREQALSQAIKNIDTNNTFLWVESAENQILAKSNTLMNSSPTQENQLIALKNIPIKPKVIQLGNRYFVFCSDSLKISGKQIGYISVAQDITRDQTMFVAMMQGVGATSIFVIVIMAGAIAFYVKRSLKPLSQLSQMTEVISADDLGKAQLYLEKAPTEVKQLAETCNMMLARLSDSWEKERQFVSNVSHELRTPLTIVHGYLQSVLRRQQNLTEIQKEALETAASEADNTIGLLQDLLELARADHGNLHLNIENCILNDVVTEVVDMADKCSERNIKVEASTEIIEVKADYTRLKQVLLNLIDNAVKYSEAGTPITLKVTRKEEEGCVQVCDVGYGIPLQHQSRIFERFYRVDEARNRAGGTGLGLSIVKTLVEGMGGKVSVRSKLSEGSVFTVCLPV, encoded by the coding sequence ATGAAACTTGACTTTAATTCTTTAAGATTACGTTTAACGGCTGGTGTTGCAGCATTTTCAATTCTAGGTTTGGGCAGCCTTGCTTCTTGGACTGGTTGGAGAATGCAGCAAATATTAATTGAGAACCATAAGAAAAATATTGAAGAAATTGCCACAACGATACCCCGCGATGCAGAACTTTATAGCAAAATGGCTTCGCGGGAACAAGCACTTTCTCAAGCGATCAAAAATATAGATACCAACAATACCTTCCTATGGGTAGAAAGTGCGGAGAATCAAATATTAGCAAAGTCTAATACTTTGATGAACTCATCTCCAACTCAAGAAAATCAATTAATTGCCTTAAAAAATATTCCAATCAAACCTAAAGTCATTCAACTTGGCAATCGCTATTTTGTATTTTGCAGCGATTCTTTAAAAATAAGTGGCAAGCAAATCGGATATATTTCGGTAGCTCAGGATATAACCCGCGACCAAACTATGTTTGTGGCAATGATGCAGGGTGTGGGTGCTACTAGCATTTTTGTAATTGTAATTATGGCTGGGGCAATTGCATTTTACGTCAAGCGCTCTTTGAAGCCTTTAAGCCAGTTAAGTCAAATGACAGAAGTTATTTCTGCTGACGATTTAGGAAAGGCACAACTTTATTTAGAGAAAGCACCTACCGAAGTCAAACAGTTAGCTGAAACTTGTAATATGATGCTGGCTCGTCTTTCCGATTCCTGGGAAAAAGAGCGACAATTTGTTAGTAACGTGTCTCATGAATTACGCACTCCCTTAACAATTGTCCACGGATACTTGCAAAGTGTATTAAGAAGACAACAAAACTTAACGGAAATCCAAAAAGAAGCTTTAGAAACTGCGGCATCGGAAGCAGACAATACCATTGGTTTATTACAAGATTTACTGGAATTAGCCAGAGCAGACCACGGTAATTTGCATCTTAATATAGAAAACTGCATTTTAAATGATGTAGTCACCGAAGTTGTAGATATGGCGGATAAATGCAGCGAAAGAAATATTAAAGTTGAAGCTTCAACAGAGATAATCGAAGTCAAAGCAGACTATACTCGTCTTAAACAGGTATTGCTTAACTTAATAGACAATGCTGTTAAATATTCCGAAGCCGGAACGCCGATTACTTTAAAGGTAACTCGCAAAGAGGAAGAAGGATGCGTTCAAGTTTGTGATGTCGGTTATGGCATACCTTTACAACATCAATCGCGCATTTTTGAGCGTTTTTACCGAGTAGATGAAGCCCGTAACCGTGCAGGTGGAACCGGTTTGGGATTATCGATAGTTAAGACATTAGTTGAAGGAATGGGTGGTAAAGTTTCGGTGCGTTCCAAATTGAGTGAAGGGAGTGTTTTTACCGTTTGTTTGCCAGTTTAA
- a CDS encoding DUF4079 domain-containing protein: MELSDFVTLIHPAIAVVFVFPLIGNVVNLAWAARQRRLQTKAKVKSKIPAVSGAEHKRLGDWLTGSVVGLTLLGVGHPIVENIIKQELLSKSPFQVVFLFLLFAATIASLVFLYKAKEKKWRAIFATLTGMGIVILGCQDGVFRRTNEWYWSHYYYGIAASLLMVFSLAIVPEIYRDKSNKWRIIHTAVNTFALLLFIGQGMTGVRDLLEIPLSWQKPFVFQCDFVNKTCS, from the coding sequence ATGGAACTATCAGATTTTGTTACGCTCATACATCCGGCGATCGCAGTTGTTTTTGTATTTCCTCTCATCGGTAATGTAGTAAACCTTGCTTGGGCTGCGCGTCAGCGTCGTTTACAAACCAAAGCTAAAGTTAAAAGTAAAATTCCCGCAGTTTCAGGTGCGGAGCATAAGCGCTTAGGAGATTGGTTAACGGGTTCCGTTGTGGGGCTAACTTTACTCGGTGTAGGACACCCAATTGTAGAAAATATTATCAAACAAGAATTGTTGAGCAAATCACCTTTTCAAGTAGTTTTTCTCTTCTTGTTATTTGCTGCCACTATCGCTTCTTTGGTATTTCTCTACAAAGCTAAAGAGAAAAAGTGGAGAGCAATTTTTGCAACCTTAACTGGAATGGGTATAGTTATATTGGGTTGCCAAGATGGAGTTTTTCGACGTACAAATGAATGGTATTGGTCGCATTACTATTATGGAATAGCTGCCTCTTTACTAATGGTTTTTTCGTTAGCAATTGTACCGGAAATTTATCGCGACAAGTCCAACAAGTGGCGTATTATCCACACAGCCGTTAATACTTTCGCTTTGTTACTATTTATCGGACAAGGAATGACAGGAGTCAGAGATTTATTAGAAATTCCCTTGAGTTGGCAGAAACCTTTTGTCTTCCAATGCGACTTTGTAAATAAAACCTGCTCTTAA
- a CDS encoding DM13 domain-containing protein — MKFKYAAVLSIVTLLSVGCANVESQSQQPENQPQAETVAETPAAGNVKSSGAFIDAEHPTKGTASIVTENGKKYIQFDEKFKSDNGPDLFVILHKDDKLPITGIKEADYVSIAPLKSTNGAQKYEVPENVDVSNFKSVAIWCRKFNATFGYAVLKA, encoded by the coding sequence ATGAAATTCAAGTACGCAGCAGTGCTAAGTATCGTTACTTTGTTAAGTGTAGGTTGTGCAAACGTAGAATCACAATCGCAACAGCCAGAAAATCAACCACAAGCAGAGACGGTTGCAGAAACTCCTGCTGCTGGTAACGTCAAGTCTTCAGGTGCTTTCATTGACGCAGAACATCCAACCAAAGGAACAGCCAGCATTGTTACCGAAAACGGTAAGAAATATATTCAATTTGATGAAAAATTTAAATCCGATAATGGCCCCGATTTATTTGTAATTTTGCACAAAGATGACAAGTTACCAATTACCGGAATTAAAGAAGCAGATTATGTAAGTATTGCTCCTTTGAAAAGTACAAACGGCGCTCAAAAGTATGAAGTTCCGGAAAATGTAGATGTATCAAACTTCAAATCTGTAGCTATTTGGTGTCGTAAGTTTAACGCTACATTCGGTTATGCAGTTTTAAAAGCATAA
- a CDS encoding glycosyltransferase, whose protein sequence is MTITQSNQAKYRRNLRKSQFKIRIATLFLSGVVILSAIIVAAWFAGEDKINAIFAQINFLQRNPPMWLEAPMVTGKYLLAPTVALLLTVWAVIKASPQPRVWSRRLVVGILLLLTVRYVVWRSLSTLNLNTPLNGAFSLGLFCLEMLVLCSATIQLFLMLNVKERRNEANQKSIAVIEGKFNPSVDVLIPTYNEPTFILRRTIIGCQALEYDNKTIYLLDDTRRPEMKALAQELGCEYISRPDNRHAKAGNLNHALTKIDGELIVVFDADFIPTSNFLTRTVGFFQDEKLALVQTPQSFYNADPIAHNLGLENVVTPEEEVFYRQIQPIKDSAGSVVCAGTSFVVRRSALEKAGGFITESLSEDYFTGINLSAKGYKLIYLDEKLSAGLAAENIGAHATQRIRWAQGTLQAFFIKSNPLTIKGLRPLQRLAHLEGLLNWFSSISRVGFLLMPLAYSFLGIIPIQATVEEALYFLLPFYLTQLMVFSWLNSHSRSAILSEIYSIALAFPLALTVVKVMLNPFSKGFKVTPKGNASNKFYFNWNLALPLIILFIGNAVSLWRNLGMCLALLWQQVSTPQVVEHFKGLDLGWIWSIYNLILIGIALLILLDAPKADVYEWFDLRRVVRLDIGDKTAWGVTTMISEVGAEIALTQQIPMELIPNQSVKLEIAEDNLQLNAEIIRTSIKDEFLTIRVKFPLVSVPQHRRLVEMLFCRPGQWKRRCTPGELQSFILLFKILLKPRILFDRNVDVSAIAVSKV, encoded by the coding sequence ATGACAATTACACAATCCAATCAAGCTAAATATCGACGCAATCTTCGCAAAAGTCAATTTAAAATCAGAATTGCAACTCTATTTTTGTCCGGCGTTGTCATACTATCAGCAATTATTGTTGCAGCTTGGTTTGCTGGGGAAGATAAAATCAACGCCATTTTTGCTCAAATAAACTTTTTACAGCGGAATCCACCAATGTGGTTGGAAGCACCAATGGTGACGGGTAAATATTTATTAGCCCCTACTGTGGCTTTATTGTTAACAGTTTGGGCTGTAATTAAAGCTTCTCCTCAACCCCGTGTTTGGTCGCGAAGATTGGTAGTAGGAATATTATTATTACTAACTGTTAGATATGTAGTATGGCGTTCTTTATCAACACTAAATTTAAATACTCCTTTGAATGGAGCATTTAGTTTAGGTTTATTCTGTTTGGAAATGTTGGTATTATGTAGCGCCACAATTCAGTTATTTTTAATGTTGAATGTAAAAGAACGCCGCAATGAAGCAAATCAAAAATCAATCGCTGTAATTGAAGGAAAATTCAATCCCAGCGTCGATGTTTTGATTCCAACTTATAACGAACCAACTTTTATATTGCGAAGGACAATTATTGGCTGTCAGGCTTTAGAATATGACAATAAAACTATTTATCTGTTAGATGATACTCGTCGTCCGGAAATGAAAGCTTTAGCTCAAGAATTGGGATGCGAGTATATTAGCAGACCGGATAATCGTCATGCAAAAGCCGGTAATTTGAATCATGCATTAACTAAAATAGATGGAGAACTTATTGTAGTATTCGATGCGGATTTTATTCCTACATCAAACTTTTTAACTCGTACAGTAGGCTTTTTCCAAGATGAAAAATTAGCCTTAGTACAAACACCGCAAAGCTTTTATAATGCTGACCCCATAGCCCATAATCTCGGTTTAGAAAATGTAGTCACTCCAGAAGAAGAAGTCTTTTACAGACAAATTCAACCGATAAAAGATAGTGCGGGTAGTGTAGTTTGTGCTGGAACTTCCTTTGTTGTTAGACGCAGTGCTTTAGAAAAAGCTGGTGGTTTTATCACTGAATCTCTTAGCGAAGATTATTTTACAGGAATTAATTTATCAGCGAAAGGTTACAAACTTATATATTTAGATGAAAAGCTTAGTGCTGGTTTAGCTGCTGAAAATATTGGCGCACATGCAACGCAACGCATTAGATGGGCACAAGGTACTTTACAAGCGTTTTTTATTAAATCAAATCCTTTGACAATCAAAGGATTGCGACCGTTACAAAGATTAGCTCATTTAGAAGGATTACTCAACTGGTTTTCTAGTATTTCCCGCGTCGGCTTTTTATTAATGCCTTTAGCGTATTCTTTTTTAGGCATTATCCCCATACAGGCAACTGTAGAAGAAGCACTTTATTTTCTATTACCTTTTTACCTGACTCAATTGATGGTATTTTCTTGGTTAAATTCTCATTCTCGTTCTGCAATTTTATCGGAGATATACAGTATAGCTTTAGCATTTCCCCTGGCATTAACTGTAGTTAAAGTAATGCTCAATCCGTTTTCCAAAGGTTTTAAAGTTACACCCAAAGGGAACGCTAGTAATAAATTTTATTTCAATTGGAATTTAGCCTTACCTTTAATTATCTTATTCATCGGTAATGCTGTGAGCTTATGGCGCAACTTGGGAATGTGTTTGGCATTATTATGGCAGCAAGTAAGCACTCCTCAAGTAGTAGAGCATTTTAAAGGCTTAGATTTAGGATGGATATGGAGTATTTACAACTTGATATTAATTGGAATTGCCTTATTAATATTACTTGATGCACCCAAAGCCGACGTTTACGAATGGTTTGACTTGAGACGAGTAGTACGTCTAGATATCGGCGACAAAACAGCTTGGGGAGTAACCACAATGATTTCCGAAGTTGGTGCAGAAATTGCATTGACTCAACAAATACCAATGGAATTAATTCCCAATCAATCGGTAAAGCTAGAAATAGCCGAAGACAATTTACAGTTAAATGCTGAAATTATACGCACCAGCATCAAAGACGAATTTCTCACAATTCGAGTTAAGTTTCCCCTAGTTAGCGTACCTCAACATCGCCGCTTGGTAGAAATGTTATTCTGTCGTCCCGGACAATGGAAGCGTAGATGTACCCCCGGCGAATTGCAATCATTTATACTCTTGTTCAAAATATTGCTCAAACCGCGAATCTTATTCGATAGAAATGTTGATGTCAGTGCAATAGCAGTTTCCAAAGTTTGA
- the rsgA gene encoding ribosome small subunit-dependent GTPase A, which translates to MNLEYLGWNDFFASSFESLRQQELTVARVAIEHRNTYILHSEIGEVPGEVTGKFRHNAIQAQDFPAVGDWVVISLRESEKNAVIHSVLPRKSKFSRQSIGAITEEQIVAANVDTVFLVSGLDGDFNPRRIERYLILAWESGANPVILLNKADLCQNIEDCLNQVENIALGVPIITISAANSQGLEALQTYLQPGKTVALLGSSGVGKSTITNKLKGEAIQAVKAVRQGDDRGRHTTSHRELILLPNGSLIIDTPGMRELQIWASETSLSSTFEDIESLAQECRFRNCQHIKEPGCAVQQALQEGRLSNSRFFSYQKLQKELDYLSQKQDQKVYLDTKKRWKTITKSMRNHHKRY; encoded by the coding sequence ATGAATTTAGAATATTTAGGTTGGAACGATTTTTTTGCTTCCAGCTTTGAGTCATTACGTCAACAAGAATTGACGGTAGCTAGAGTTGCTATCGAACATCGAAATACTTATATTCTCCATAGCGAAATTGGCGAAGTGCCCGGGGAAGTCACGGGTAAATTTCGCCACAATGCAATCCAAGCGCAAGACTTTCCAGCAGTAGGGGATTGGGTTGTAATTAGTCTCAGAGAATCAGAAAAAAATGCGGTAATTCACAGTGTTTTACCTAGAAAAAGTAAATTTTCTCGTCAGAGCATAGGTGCAATAACAGAAGAACAAATAGTTGCAGCCAATGTTGATACGGTATTTCTAGTTTCGGGGTTAGATGGTGATTTTAATCCCAGAAGAATTGAACGCTATTTAATATTGGCTTGGGAAAGCGGTGCAAATCCAGTGATTTTATTGAATAAAGCAGATTTATGTCAAAACATAGAAGACTGCTTAAATCAAGTTGAAAATATTGCTTTGGGTGTACCGATAATAACAATTAGTGCAGCTAATTCTCAAGGATTGGAAGCACTTCAAACCTATTTGCAACCGGGAAAAACTGTTGCTTTATTGGGTTCATCTGGTGTGGGTAAATCAACAATTACCAATAAACTTAAAGGTGAAGCAATACAAGCAGTGAAAGCAGTACGTCAAGGTGATGATAGAGGTAGACATACAACAAGCCATCGCGAATTGATTTTACTACCAAACGGTAGCTTAATTATAGATACTCCAGGAATGCGAGAACTTCAAATTTGGGCAAGTGAAACCAGTTTGAGTTCAACTTTTGAGGACATTGAAAGCTTAGCTCAAGAATGTCGTTTTCGTAACTGTCAACATATCAAAGAGCCTGGTTGTGCGGTACAGCAAGCATTACAAGAAGGGAGGCTTAGTAATTCTAGATTTTTTAGCTACCAAAAATTACAGAAAGAGCTTGATTATCTCAGTCAAAAGCAAGACCAAAAAGTTTATTTAGATACTAAAAAGAGATGGAAAACAATCACTAAATCGATGAGAAATCATCACAAACGATATTAA
- a CDS encoding site-2 protease family protein — translation MQYPSYQVQVVENIPSYLQKLFLVPIQELQEFGFEPCCFLQVKPMLKVYPNTASEILLYNEPFNCYAKVGIRHPIEPLNLFDIEFYTFFKDKTCLVTTNGKGNTVIGKIPFFIMQDFYTAQTSLQWQYHQGRLRQLKTHKIPKLLSPEAFIQALQVYLQNYLNSLIKLKYISPGANRNLFRLNSKLALKLTHKIIQGNNQSANIVKQRREQAKNETKLAVEIPIELEVEGFRRMEKLQRGLIDKKMRPWMILGSFILFVVTSTKYFGTQTLIIFIAALIIHEGGHLFAMKLCGYRDGSLLFLPFLGAVATARKDDATITQRFCVSLAGPLPGLILGILLAIFFKDASYSSWIKQASWILICLNLFNLLPIYPLDGGQIVDILLFSRFPYSDVFFKAFGAIIISLLGIAHPALFVLTIPLALNIIYSYRAAKINSELHKSFRTNPPSNQENILYCLFKNLQQFDYHYLPFNSRYLLVKNLIERYHCFYSKRITKVILASVYCVSLFIGILGSWQAIVPNSVNFVPKFAQTSADYIRIHQEIPGKQ, via the coding sequence ATGCAATACCCAAGCTATCAAGTGCAGGTAGTTGAAAATATTCCGTCTTATCTACAGAAGTTGTTTTTAGTTCCCATTCAGGAGCTTCAAGAGTTTGGTTTTGAGCCATGCTGTTTTTTGCAGGTTAAACCGATGCTCAAGGTTTATCCGAATACTGCTTCGGAGATATTACTTTATAATGAACCCTTCAACTGCTATGCCAAAGTTGGGATACGACACCCTATAGAACCTTTAAATTTATTTGACATTGAGTTTTATACTTTTTTTAAAGATAAAACTTGTTTGGTGACAACAAATGGTAAAGGAAATACGGTAATCGGTAAAATTCCGTTCTTTATAATGCAAGATTTTTATACTGCTCAAACATCCTTACAATGGCAGTATCACCAAGGTAGGTTAAGGCAATTAAAAACACATAAAATTCCAAAACTTTTATCACCAGAAGCTTTTATACAAGCGCTTCAAGTATATCTTCAAAATTATCTAAATTCGTTAATCAAATTAAAATATATATCTCCTGGTGCAAATAGAAACTTATTTCGCTTAAATAGCAAATTAGCTTTAAAACTAACTCATAAAATTATTCAAGGTAATAATCAAAGCGCGAATATTGTCAAACAGCGTCGAGAACAAGCTAAAAACGAAACTAAATTAGCTGTAGAAATTCCTATAGAGTTAGAAGTCGAAGGATTTCGACGCATGGAAAAATTGCAGCGAGGGCTTATCGATAAAAAAATGCGTCCTTGGATGATATTAGGTAGTTTTATTTTATTTGTAGTTACTTCCACAAAATATTTTGGTACTCAGACTTTAATCATTTTCATTGCAGCATTAATTATTCATGAAGGTGGACATTTATTCGCAATGAAACTTTGTGGATATCGAGATGGTTCTTTACTTTTTCTACCTTTTCTCGGTGCTGTGGCTACTGCTCGTAAAGATGATGCTACAATTACTCAAAGGTTTTGTGTATCTTTAGCTGGACCTTTACCAGGATTAATATTAGGTATCTTGTTAGCAATTTTCTTTAAAGATGCCAGCTATTCAAGTTGGATAAAACAGGCAAGCTGGATATTAATTTGCTTAAATCTATTTAATTTACTACCGATTTACCCTCTTGATGGCGGACAAATAGTTGATATTTTACTATTTTCTCGTTTCCCCTATAGTGATGTATTTTTTAAAGCATTTGGAGCAATTATCATTAGTTTACTAGGAATCGCTCATCCGGCATTATTTGTACTTACAATTCCCTTAGCCTTGAATATTATATACAGTTATCGTGCTGCTAAGATAAACTCTGAATTACACAAATCTTTCCGAACTAACCCACCATCAAATCAAGAAAATATTTTATATTGCCTGTTTAAAAATTTGCAGCAGTTTGATTATCACTATTTACCTTTCAACAGCAGATATTTACTAGTAAAAAATTTAATTGAAAGATACCATTGCTTTTATAGCAAGCGGATAACTAAAGTAATTCTGGCAAGCGTTTATTGTGTAAGTTTATTTATTGGCATTTTGGGTAGTTGGCAAGCGATTGTGCCTAATTCGGTTAATTTTGTTCCTAAGTTTGCTCAGACATCAGCCGATTACATTCGCATTCATCAAGAAATCCCAGGGAAGCAATGA
- a CDS encoding class I SAM-dependent methyltransferase, giving the protein MTKQTLGLENYIYQYLLSVSIREPDVLKKLREETANHPRNIMQISPEQGQFMALLVQLMGAKKALEIGVFTGYSSLVVALALPPEGKMVACDISEEYTSIARRYWEQAGIADKIDLRIAPAIATLDKLIAEGETDTFDFVFIDADKSSYDDYYERALKLIRPGGLIAIDNVLWYGKVADSQIQDNRTKKIRALNEKIHQDERVTISMVPIADGLTLARRKG; this is encoded by the coding sequence ATGACCAAGCAAACACTGGGATTAGAAAATTACATATATCAATATTTACTATCAGTATCTATACGGGAACCGGACGTTTTAAAAAAATTACGTGAAGAAACCGCGAATCATCCCAGAAATATCATGCAAATTTCACCAGAGCAAGGACAGTTTATGGCTTTGCTGGTGCAGTTAATGGGAGCCAAGAAAGCTTTAGAAATCGGTGTCTTTACAGGTTATAGTTCTCTGGTAGTTGCCCTAGCATTACCACCAGAAGGTAAGATGGTTGCCTGCGATATTAGCGAAGAGTATACATCTATAGCCCGTCGTTACTGGGAACAAGCAGGAATCGCCGACAAAATCGATTTGCGTATAGCACCGGCGATCGCCACTCTCGACAAATTAATTGCAGAAGGTGAAACGGATACCTTTGACTTTGTCTTCATAGATGCAGATAAAAGCAGCTACGATGATTATTACGAAAGAGCATTAAAATTAATTCGTCCTGGTGGATTAATCGCCATTGATAACGTATTGTGGTACGGAAAAGTGGCAGATTCACAAATTCAAGATAATAGAACCAAAAAAATCCGCGCTTTAAACGAAAAAATTCATCAAGACGAGCGAGTCACCATCAGCATGGTACCGATTGCGGATGGTTTGACATTGGCAAGAAGAAAAGGTTAG